One window of the Granulicella arctica genome contains the following:
- a CDS encoding LacI family DNA-binding transcriptional regulator — translation MGLKTGVTLGDIASKLGLSISTVSRALQDHSGLSAETKARVLAASADLGYRPNLAARSLVSGRTLRIAVNTPQEILSVYDLVRKGIRDEAEPFLAMGVELVDFTFPRLGEGEAEAFEGALDAGVDGVILVPGAPASLKNSFARAASMKVPVVCLLTDAPSEQKLSTVCVNAVSCGALAGELMSRLLPAHGSLAVTTGDLKVTDHQEKFSSFERCVQRNRADTLLYDPIENHESESEAYERTLAFLNQHRDLGGLYISTGNGAPALRAVEDAGLLGKLTIFSTNLFREVVPQIRLGTVAGTFYERPYSHGRIAFSLLYKYLSTGIVPPPRVSLEPFLIMRGNLDCFVHQQNHPEANETDRGSIESILLGETLASMQ, via the coding sequence ATGGGCTTGAAGACAGGAGTGACGCTCGGCGATATCGCATCGAAACTCGGGCTCTCCATCTCTACGGTCAGCCGAGCATTACAGGATCACTCTGGCCTGAGCGCCGAGACGAAGGCTCGTGTTCTTGCCGCGTCCGCGGACCTCGGCTACCGCCCAAATCTGGCAGCCCGCTCCCTCGTCTCGGGTAGGACCCTGCGAATTGCGGTCAATACGCCGCAGGAGATCCTCTCGGTCTACGATCTCGTACGGAAGGGTATCCGTGATGAGGCTGAACCCTTCCTGGCGATGGGCGTGGAGCTGGTCGACTTTACGTTTCCGCGTCTGGGCGAAGGAGAGGCAGAGGCCTTCGAAGGGGCTCTCGATGCCGGTGTGGATGGAGTCATTCTCGTTCCTGGTGCGCCCGCGTCCCTGAAAAACAGCTTTGCGCGGGCCGCCAGCATGAAGGTACCAGTCGTTTGTCTCCTGACCGACGCCCCAAGCGAACAGAAGCTCTCCACCGTCTGCGTCAACGCTGTCTCCTGCGGAGCGCTGGCAGGGGAACTCATGAGCAGATTGCTTCCCGCCCACGGCTCGCTTGCGGTCACCACGGGAGACCTGAAGGTGACCGACCATCAAGAGAAGTTCAGCTCCTTCGAGCGTTGCGTTCAGCGCAACCGAGCCGACACGCTGCTCTACGACCCGATTGAGAACCATGAATCGGAGAGTGAGGCTTACGAGAGGACTTTGGCGTTCCTCAACCAACACCGGGATCTAGGTGGGCTTTACATCAGTACCGGAAACGGTGCTCCAGCGTTGCGCGCAGTCGAAGACGCTGGATTGCTCGGGAAGCTCACTATCTTCAGCACGAACCTCTTTCGGGAGGTCGTCCCACAGATCCGTCTTGGCACAGTCGCGGGAACCTTTTACGAGCGTCCTTACAGTCATGGACGCATTGCCTTCAGCCTTCTTTATAAGTACCTTTCAACCGGCATCGTCCCGCCACCCAGGGTTTCGTTGGAGCCATTTCTGATCATGCGCGGAAATCTGGATTGCTTTGTACATCAGCAAAATCATCCGGAGGCAAACGAGACGGATCGCGGCTCCATCGAAAGCATCCTGCTCGGCGAGACGCTTGCCAGCATGCAGTAA
- a CDS encoding TonB-dependent receptor, which produces MQQPITRTRPGVKTTLTAGCRHTIYGVLFAFCLLFVAALPSFGQASSGVTGTVTDSSGSIIPGASVSVKNISTGQTATTVTSSAGTYATRGLLPGRYTITVVSAGFSKAVRDQVNVEVSTDATIDITLAAGGSDTTIEVTSPLIALNTTQPELGTTIEPEVVSALPTQVSGGRGRQIDSFIFLAPGVQGSTFSHRINGGVDFQNEIVFNGIPAPQAETEGYQTGINPPFELVNQFRVERSTFSAQYGLAQGATTYQMASGTNAFHGDAFYINRNEFFDAKGYFNSTTPVSRENNYGFTIAGPVIIPGIYNGKNRTFFHFSLDYGKTATSNNNIGSVPTALEKTGDFSDFVDASGKLIPIYDPLTGNPFPNNKIPASRFSTLSTSILPSIPDPDRPGLSSNKTAVPNAFPEVAHVFGFVVDHNITPTQSIHYTQWRNSYVSQGFDNDPIVPITNILQSVKNNPALGSVFLLNYTNAVTPKLVATAGFGWIGEIGNQFNVKRNNPFAGVVASPISDVFPNITFDGQYQPTNYGTSSGWVQSINRKLGVAIVNNWLWSKGRHTINIGGEFRRTYQDDNECQACSAQINFSHATTASPVGKVKNPDGSDAFASTGSSFASFLLGQVDSADRIFANELKLRNLSISPYIQDDIKVTPKLTVNVGLRWDIMRPFTEDKNQIVFLNQTGLNAAAGNLPGVATQFGSCPACAGITHADIHYKHFGPRFGFAYAVSDKTVIQAGYSLAFLNGGAYEYGTSKVATSYGNLLQGSFNSNSTGTNTPSYGEWDNHPIPAPANGVLSPALGLGTTIRAFDPKQSGLAPYVQQWNINVQHQLPWNTFLQVAYLGNKAVHLNGQLNPLSQPNPSILALGGTVLKSLVGSPTAIAAGVSAPYANYNNDLGGSATVAHTLSPFPQYSNVYNNFDLSGAASYSGLQASLEKRFSNGLSFLTSYTLSKSMSNVDSGFTTFAALPENKYNQKAEWTVAGNDIRNNTKLAGTYELPLGPGKKFVNNKGVAGQIIGGLQIGFILSYQTGTPFGISENDNPLGCAGCFNRPNEVSGTARSTKGYGNLVFVNGQSAQTVFSTGAFASTSQSYTLGNAVRNYSELRNPGIYDEDVNARKKFALGEKVTFVLQMDYFNILNRTYFENPNSNIDNTSNYGLVPSGQQNNPRQGQISGRLTF; this is translated from the coding sequence ATGCAACAACCTATTACCCGCACCCGCCCAGGTGTGAAAACGACCTTGACCGCAGGATGCAGGCACACGATTTACGGTGTTCTTTTCGCATTTTGTCTTCTTTTTGTTGCGGCTCTGCCCTCCTTCGGGCAGGCGTCGAGCGGAGTCACCGGCACGGTCACAGACTCGAGCGGCTCGATCATTCCCGGGGCGAGCGTCAGCGTTAAGAACATCAGCACCGGACAGACCGCCACCACCGTTACCAGCTCCGCTGGAACTTACGCCACGCGTGGTCTTCTGCCTGGCCGCTACACCATTACGGTGGTCTCCGCCGGGTTCAGCAAGGCTGTACGCGATCAGGTCAACGTTGAAGTCAGTACAGACGCGACGATCGACATCACACTTGCCGCTGGCGGTTCCGACACGACGATCGAGGTGACCTCGCCGCTGATCGCTCTGAACACGACCCAGCCGGAGCTTGGAACGACGATTGAACCAGAGGTCGTAAGCGCGCTTCCGACCCAGGTGAGCGGTGGTCGCGGACGTCAGATCGACAGCTTCATCTTCCTCGCACCGGGCGTACAGGGAAGCACCTTCTCTCACCGTATTAACGGTGGCGTCGACTTCCAAAACGAGATTGTCTTCAACGGTATTCCTGCCCCCCAGGCAGAGACCGAGGGCTACCAGACGGGCATCAATCCTCCGTTTGAGTTGGTCAACCAGTTCCGCGTTGAGCGTTCGACCTTCTCCGCGCAATATGGCTTGGCACAGGGCGCTACGACGTACCAGATGGCATCCGGGACCAACGCTTTTCATGGCGATGCTTTCTACATCAACCGCAATGAGTTCTTCGATGCCAAGGGTTACTTCAACTCAACCACCCCTGTCAGCCGAGAGAACAACTACGGCTTTACCATTGCCGGTCCAGTGATCATCCCCGGTATCTACAACGGTAAGAACCGTACGTTCTTCCACTTCTCACTTGATTATGGAAAGACTGCGACGTCGAACAACAACATTGGTAGTGTTCCGACCGCACTTGAGAAGACCGGTGATTTCTCTGACTTCGTCGATGCCAGCGGTAAGTTGATTCCCATCTACGATCCCCTGACGGGCAATCCGTTCCCGAATAATAAGATTCCCGCGTCTCGCTTCAGCACGCTGTCTACCTCCATTCTTCCCTCAATTCCGGACCCGGATCGTCCTGGTCTCTCAAGCAATAAGACCGCGGTACCGAATGCGTTTCCAGAAGTCGCGCATGTGTTCGGCTTCGTTGTGGATCACAACATCACACCTACGCAGTCGATCCACTACACTCAGTGGCGCAATTCGTATGTCTCACAGGGTTTCGACAATGACCCGATTGTGCCGATTACAAACATTCTCCAGAGTGTGAAGAACAACCCTGCTCTCGGTTCTGTTTTCCTGCTCAACTACACCAATGCGGTTACCCCCAAGCTGGTGGCGACTGCAGGTTTCGGTTGGATCGGCGAAATCGGCAACCAGTTCAACGTAAAACGTAACAACCCTTTTGCTGGTGTTGTTGCCAGCCCGATCAGTGATGTGTTTCCGAACATTACATTTGATGGTCAGTATCAGCCGACAAACTATGGCACCTCAAGCGGATGGGTCCAGTCGATCAACCGCAAGTTGGGCGTTGCGATCGTAAACAACTGGCTTTGGTCGAAGGGCCGTCACACGATCAACATCGGCGGCGAATTCCGACGCACCTACCAGGATGACAACGAGTGCCAGGCTTGCTCGGCACAGATCAACTTCAGCCATGCCACAACGGCTTCACCTGTTGGCAAAGTCAAGAACCCAGACGGCTCAGACGCCTTTGCTTCCACCGGAAGTTCATTCGCCAGCTTCCTCCTTGGCCAAGTTGATAGCGCAGACCGCATCTTCGCGAACGAACTGAAGCTGCGCAATCTGTCGATCTCGCCGTACATCCAGGACGACATCAAGGTCACGCCGAAGTTGACGGTGAACGTCGGTCTTCGCTGGGACATCATGCGGCCCTTCACCGAGGATAAGAACCAGATTGTCTTCCTCAACCAGACTGGCCTGAACGCAGCGGCAGGAAATCTGCCAGGTGTGGCTACCCAGTTCGGTAGCTGCCCAGCATGCGCCGGTATCACTCACGCGGATATCCACTACAAGCACTTTGGTCCTCGTTTCGGCTTTGCATATGCCGTCAGCGACAAGACGGTCATTCAGGCCGGCTACAGCCTTGCATTCCTGAATGGTGGCGCGTACGAGTATGGAACCAGCAAGGTTGCTACCAGCTACGGCAACCTGCTCCAGGGGTCATTCAACAGCAACAGCACCGGTACCAATACACCGTCGTATGGCGAGTGGGACAATCATCCTATTCCCGCGCCGGCAAATGGTGTGCTGAGCCCGGCTCTTGGTCTCGGTACAACGATCCGCGCCTTCGATCCGAAGCAGAGCGGACTTGCTCCCTATGTGCAGCAGTGGAACATCAACGTTCAGCACCAGTTGCCATGGAACACCTTTCTGCAGGTTGCCTATCTTGGAAACAAGGCGGTTCACCTGAACGGGCAACTCAATCCGCTCAGCCAGCCTAACCCGTCCATCCTGGCTTTGGGTGGCACCGTGCTGAAGTCGCTGGTAGGTTCGCCGACCGCGATCGCTGCAGGGGTCAGTGCTCCTTACGCCAACTACAACAATGATCTTGGCGGTTCGGCCACTGTCGCTCACACCCTCTCACCCTTCCCGCAATACTCGAATGTCTATAACAACTTCGATCTGAGCGGAGCGGCTAGCTACAGCGGTCTCCAGGCCAGCCTTGAGAAGCGCTTCTCGAACGGTCTTTCGTTCCTCACCTCGTACACCCTGTCGAAGAGCATGTCGAACGTCGACAGTGGTTTCACAACCTTCGCTGCGCTGCCAGAGAACAAGTACAACCAGAAGGCTGAGTGGACGGTTGCCGGCAACGACATCCGCAACAACACAAAGCTTGCTGGAACCTACGAACTCCCGCTCGGCCCAGGGAAGAAGTTTGTCAACAACAAGGGAGTTGCCGGGCAGATCATTGGTGGCCTCCAGATCGGCTTCATTCTGTCCTACCAGACAGGAACGCCGTTTGGTATCTCTGAGAACGACAACCCACTCGGCTGCGCAGGTTGCTTCAATCGTCCAAACGAAGTATCAGGTACGGCTCGCTCCACCAAGGGCTACGGCAACCTGGTCTTCGTCAATGGCCAGAGCGCACAGACTGTCTTTTCCACCGGCGCATTTGCCAGCACCAGCCAGTCGTACACGCTTGGTAACGCGGTTCGCAACTACAGCGAATTGCGCAACCCCGGCATCTACGACGAAGATGTCAATGCTCGCAAGAAGTTCGCTCTCGGAGAGAAGGTCACCTTCGTTCTCCAGATGGACTACTTCAATATCCTCAACCGCACCTACTTTGAGAATCCAAACTCGAACATCGACAACACGTCGAACTACGGCTTGGTTCCTTCCGGTCAACAGAACAATCCGCGTCAGGGTCAGATCAGCGGTCGTCTCACCTTCTAG
- a CDS encoding acyltransferase family protein, whose product MTQDPDFSRTVDSDVVRTSTIKKPERLLSLDVLRGLTIAFMIIVNSQMGPAPFFELSHAAWNGFTATDLVFPTFLLLVGLSTVLSTAARLAKGATRRELFLHTLRRAVVLFVAGFVVNNFPFFHLHTVRYYGVLPRIAICYLVVATIYLISPSWKNKVAIAVACLAGYWILLRFVAVPGFGMPTHDLPINDPTGNLTAYIDRKLFSPSHLYERVRDPEGLLSTIPAIATALFGLLAGLWLRSTRSTGRKAAMLAVTGILFLAAGLAWHPFFPMNKKLWTSSFALFAGGWSLLLLAAAIYFIDLVRVGRAAAESNDPASPLHPALYRPLLVFGTNAILAYLVSELGDSVISQIHLPSGLSIKAVWMREIVHLVPNLQWSSLLYSLSFMLLCWLIVLPFYRKRIFLRI is encoded by the coding sequence CTCGACGTGCTGCGCGGCCTCACGATCGCCTTTATGATCATCGTCAATAGCCAGATGGGGCCTGCTCCCTTCTTTGAACTCTCGCACGCTGCATGGAATGGGTTCACCGCCACGGATCTGGTCTTTCCGACCTTCCTGCTGCTCGTTGGACTGTCGACGGTGCTCTCGACTGCAGCTCGACTGGCGAAGGGCGCCACGCGTCGCGAGCTCTTCCTTCACACGCTACGCCGTGCCGTTGTGCTGTTTGTTGCGGGCTTCGTGGTAAACAACTTTCCGTTCTTTCACCTGCACACGGTTCGCTACTATGGCGTGCTGCCGCGCATCGCGATCTGCTACCTCGTGGTCGCAACCATTTACCTGATCTCGCCATCGTGGAAAAACAAGGTTGCGATTGCCGTTGCATGCTTGGCTGGCTATTGGATTCTTCTTCGATTCGTAGCTGTACCCGGCTTCGGTATGCCGACGCATGACCTTCCGATCAACGATCCGACCGGCAACCTGACCGCCTACATCGACCGCAAACTCTTCAGCCCGTCGCATCTCTACGAGCGTGTGCGCGACCCGGAAGGTCTTCTCTCGACGATCCCGGCGATTGCCACCGCCCTCTTCGGCCTGCTCGCAGGGCTTTGGCTGCGAAGCACGCGCTCGACGGGGCGCAAGGCAGCAATGCTGGCGGTCACTGGCATCCTGTTTCTGGCTGCGGGCTTGGCTTGGCATCCCTTCTTTCCCATGAACAAGAAGCTGTGGACGAGTTCCTTCGCGCTCTTTGCAGGGGGTTGGAGCCTGCTGCTGCTTGCGGCAGCCATCTACTTTATCGATTTAGTACGCGTGGGCCGCGCTGCTGCTGAGTCGAACGATCCAGCATCGCCGCTGCACCCCGCGCTCTATCGACCGCTGCTGGTGTTCGGGACAAACGCCATCCTGGCCTACCTTGTTTCCGAGCTGGGAGACAGCGTCATCTCGCAGATTCATCTTCCGTCCGGCCTCAGCATCAAGGCTGTCTGGATGCGCGAAATTGTGCATCTCGTGCCGAACCTGCAATGGTCGTCTCTGCTGTACTCGCTATCGTTCATGCTTCTCTGCTGGCTGATCGTGCTGCCGTTCTACCGGAAACGCATCTTCCTGCGAATCTGA
- a CDS encoding tetratricopeptide repeat protein, with amino-acid sequence MKLLAKILLCGFSIYSTGPLAAQQAISPEVQTLYEHARGAQAADQTDAAIADYLKILRLDPKLGAAYNNLGRLYYNEGRYSDAIPVLVRGLKIDPSMHPAEIILGASYFQTGVYDKAVSSLEAALRALPDDRFARITLVHSLIQQNSNDAAIQQLHKLTAIDPKDQEAWYLLGKLQLQLSQDAFARVHSIDPDSPLSHVLSGEIMDSMKNTAGSIAEYKRALELAPNDPSAMEHLADVYWHDGEWNEARDSFQAILKQGGSNCLVQWKLANSMDELNESAPEALKYADVALATCPTLGQARVERARILLRLGKPADALPDLLTAEKTAPDEPSIQILLAKVYRALGNPTEAAAADAKFKQLLQAEHAGQEKHAADVIRANP; translated from the coding sequence ATGAAGCTTTTAGCGAAGATTCTCCTCTGCGGCTTTTCCATCTACAGCACCGGCCCGCTGGCAGCGCAGCAGGCGATCTCGCCGGAGGTGCAGACGCTGTACGAGCACGCTCGGGGAGCACAGGCAGCGGATCAAACCGACGCGGCAATCGCGGACTACCTGAAGATTCTTCGTCTCGATCCAAAGCTCGGAGCAGCCTACAACAATCTAGGCCGTCTTTATTACAACGAAGGGCGTTACTCCGATGCGATTCCGGTGCTTGTACGCGGCTTGAAGATCGACCCGTCGATGCACCCGGCAGAGATTATCCTGGGAGCCAGCTACTTTCAAACGGGTGTCTACGATAAGGCCGTGTCATCGCTTGAGGCCGCGTTACGAGCGTTGCCGGACGACCGCTTCGCCAGAATCACGCTCGTCCATAGCCTGATTCAGCAGAACAGCAATGACGCGGCGATTCAGCAGCTTCACAAGCTTACGGCGATCGACCCGAAGGATCAGGAAGCCTGGTATCTACTCGGTAAGTTGCAGCTCCAGCTCTCGCAGGATGCCTTCGCACGTGTCCATTCGATCGACCCGGACTCGCCGCTTTCGCACGTGCTTTCCGGCGAGATCATGGACAGCATGAAGAATACGGCCGGCTCGATAGCCGAGTACAAGAGGGCTCTTGAACTTGCGCCGAACGACCCCTCTGCAATGGAACATCTTGCCGATGTGTACTGGCACGATGGGGAGTGGAACGAAGCACGGGATAGCTTTCAGGCGATCCTCAAGCAGGGCGGATCGAACTGCCTCGTCCAGTGGAAGCTGGCAAATTCGATGGATGAGCTTAACGAGTCGGCACCGGAGGCTCTGAAGTATGCGGATGTGGCACTCGCCACGTGTCCAACCCTGGGGCAGGCGCGCGTGGAACGCGCACGCATTCTCCTGCGCCTCGGCAAACCTGCAGATGCGCTACCCGACCTGCTTACCGCAGAGAAGACCGCACCGGATGAACCATCGATCCAGATCCTCTTAGCAAAGGTCTACCGGGCTTTGGGCAATCCAACCGAGGCAGCTGCAGCGGACGCAAAGTTCAAACAACTCCTGCAGGCCGAGCATGCCGGGCAGGAGAAGCATGCGGCAGACGTGATCCGGGCAAATCCGTAA